The Streptomyces tubercidicus DNA segment GTATACGGGCTGGGTCCGCTAGGCCGGCCGCGACGCGCTCACCCACTCAGCTACTTCACCCACTTCACCCACTCACCCACTCACCCACTCACCCACTCAGTCACCTGCTCAGCCACTCACTCACTCAGCTACTCACTCACCCGCCGTTCGGCGGGAACTCACACCAGCCATGAGGACGGCACAGCCATGCCTGCTTTCGACACACCCGAACCGCTCTCCGTCACCGTCGAGATCGACCTCGGATCCGTCCGGATCGCCGCGAGCAAGCGCATCGACACGGTCGTGGAGGTGCTGCCGAGGGACGCCACCGACGAGGCCGACCTGCGGGCCGCGCAGCAGACCAAGGTCACCTGCTCCGGCGGCAAGCTGCTCGTCAAGGGCCCCAAGAAGCGCTCCCTCTTCGGCAAGTGCGGTTCGGTCGGCGTGACCATCGAGCTGCCGACCGGCTCGGACGTCCTGGGCACCTCGCCCATGGCGGACTTCACCCTGGAAGGCCGCCTCGGCGAATGCCGCCTCAAGACCTCGTTCGGCGACATCCAGGTCGATGAGGCGGAGACCGTCAACCTGCGGACCGAGTACGGCGACATCCGGCTGGACCGGGTGGCGGGCGACGCCGAACTCGTCGGCGCGGGCCGGATCGAGGCCAATGAGATCGCGGGCGCGGCGCTGGTGAAGAACGGCAACGGCGAAACCGTGATCGGCGAGGTCACCGGCGCGCTGCGGGCGAGAGCGTCCAACGGCCTGATCTCCGTCGGCGTCGCGCACGCCGGAGTCGACGCCAAGTCCGCCAACGGCGCCATCCGGATCGGCGAAGTGGCCCGCGGCCAGGTCGTACTCCATGCCGCCGCCGGTGACCTGGAGGTCGGCATCCGGGAGGCCAGCGCCGCCTGGCTGGAGGTGGCCACCGGCGTCGGCAGTGTGCACACCGACCTCGGCGCCGCCGATGGCCCCGGCGACAGTGCCGAGACCGTCGAAGTACGCGCCCACACCAGCATCGGCGACATCCTGATCCGCCGCTCCTGACCAGGCCCCGGCCACTGGTGGCCGGGCACGAACACCCCACCCAGAGACGGGAATTGCTATGACCATGCACTCCCCGATCGCCGTCACATCGGCGATCGAGGCCACCGGGTTAGCCAAGTCCTACGGCGACAAGGTGGTGCTCGACGGCATCGACCTGCGCATCCCCGAAGGCACGGTCTTCGCCCTGCTCGGGCCCAACGGCGCGGGCAAGACCACCACCGTGCAGATCCTCTCCACCCTCATCTCCGCCACCGCCGGCCAGGCACGGGTCGCCGGCCACGATCTGGTCCGCGAGGCGGATGCCGTACGCGCCGCGATCGGCGTCACCGGCCAGTTCTCGGCGGTGGACAACCTGCTCACCGCCCGGGAGAACCTGCTCCTGATGGCGGACCTGCACCATCTCGACCGGCGCGAAGGCCGACGGCGCGCCACCGAGCTCCTGCGCCGCTTCGAACTGACCGAGGCCGCCACCAAGCCCGTCGTCACCTTCTCGGGCGGTATGCGCCGCAAGCTCGACCTCGCGATGACCCTGGTCGGGAATCCGCGCATCATCTTCCTCGACGAGCCGACCACCGGCCTCGATCCCCGCAGTCGTCGCACCATGTGGGAGATCATCCGCAGCCTGGTCGCCGAAGACGGCGTCACCATCTTCCTGACCACGCAGTATCTGGACGAAGCCGATCAACTCGCCGACCGTATCGCCGTCCTGGACCATGGAAAGCTGGTCGCCGAAGGCACCGCGGACGAGCTGAAGCGACGGATCCCCGGCGGCCATATCCGCCTCCGGTTCGCCGAGGGGTCCCAACTGGACTCGGCCGCCGCCCTCTTCGGCGCCACCGCACACGACAGCGAAGCGCTCACCCTGCACGTCCCCGGCGACGGCAGCATCCCCGCCCTGCGCGCCGTGCTCGACGCCCTGGACCATGCGTCGATCCGCGCCGAAGAACTGACGGTGCACACCCCCGATCTCGACGATGTCTTCCTCACCCTCACCGGCCGCGACCGGTCCGCCAGCGAGGTCAACTCCCCTAAGGAGAGCGTCCGATGACGACCCTGACCTACGCGGCCCGTGATGCCCGGACGATGCTGCGGCGCAATCTGAAGCATGCGCTGCGCTACCCCTCCATGACGATCTCGGTCGTCGCGACGCCCGTCCTGATGCTGCTGCTCTTCACCTATGTCTTCGGCGGCGCCCTGGGGACCGGTATCGGCGGGATGAGCAGCGGCAGCCCCGAGTACATCGACTATCTCGCGCCCGGCATCATCCTGATGGCCGCTACCTCGGGCGCCCTGGTCACGGCGGTCGGCGTCTCCGTCGACATGACCGAGGGCATCGTCAACCGGTTCCGCACGATGGCGATATCCCGTGCCTCGTTCCTGACCGGGCATGTCGTCGGCAGCGTCCTCCAGACGCTGGTCAGCATCGCCTTCGTCATCGGCGTCGCGCTCCTGATGGGCTTCCGCCCGCACGCCACACCGCTCGGATGGCTCGCCGCCGCCGGTCTGCTCACCCTGCTCACCCTGGCGCTGACCTGGGTGTCGGCCGCGATCGGTCTGGTGGCCAAGAACCCCGAGACCGCGAGCAACATACCCTTGCCGCTGCAGTTCCTCCCGTTCCTCGGCAGCGCCATCGTGCCTCCGGAGTCCATGCCCACCGGGCTGCGCTGGTTCGCCGAGTACCAGCCCTTCACCCCGGTCATCGAAACGCTGCGGGGCCTGCTGATGGGCACCGGTGTCGGCACCGGCGCCGCGATCGGCGCCGTGGCCTGGTGCGTCGGCCTCACACTGCTCGGCTACCTCTGGGCACGTACGGCCTTCCGCCGCAGCGCCAACGGCTGAGCGGCCGCGCCGCACCACAGGTGCTTCACCTCGCACCTCGCCCGGCGCTTTGCCGCGCCGCGTCCCTCACCCCACATGTCGTCGTGCCCTCGCCGTGCCCTCGGCGGGCTCTTCATCCTTCATCCACCCTTCATCCACCCTTCATCGGAGGACCCATGCAGCACGAACCATCCGCACCGGCCGCCGAGCAGACCGCTCAGGAAGCAGCGGCGCAGCCCGAGCCGGTGCCACTTCCGCTGACCCGTGCCGCGGGCTGCCCCTTCGACCCGCCCGCCGAGCTGGCGGAACTGCGCGAGCAGCAGCCGCTGCGCCCGATGCGTTACCCCGACGGGCACGTGGGCTGGCTGGCCACCGGTCACTCCGTGGTCCGGGCGATAGCTGCCGACCCCCGCTTCAGTTCCCGTTACGAGCTGCTGCGCTACCCCCTCCCGGGCGGGCCCGAGGGCGCGCTGCCTCCGGCGACGCTCGGCGACCTCACCGGGATCGACGCACCGGAGCACACCCGCTACCGGCGGCTGCTCGCCGGCAAGTTCACCGTCCGGCGGATGCGCCAACTCACCGCCCGCGTCGAGCAGATCACCGCCGACCACCTCGATGCCATGGAACGCCAGGGACCGGCGCTCGACCTGGTGCAGGCGTTCGCGCACCCCGTCCCGGCGCTGATGATCTGCGAACTGCTCGGTGTGTCGCCGTCCGACCGCGCTGCCTTCCAGGCGCACACCGCGATGCTGAGCAGCCCGGAAGCCGGTCCGGAGGAGCTGATGGCCGCGATGACCGCGCTCGCGGAATGCGTCCGCGAACTGGTGGTGGCCAAGCGCGCCCACCCCACCGACGACCTGCTCAGTGATCTGACCACCAGCGATCTGACCGATGACGAACTCGCCGGTATCGGCAGCTTCCTGCTGGCCGCCGGACTCGACACCACCGCGAACATGCTCGGACTCGGCACCTTCGCCCTGCTGAGAAACCCCGAGCAGGCCGCCGCCCTGCGCGGCGACCCTGGCCTCGCCGACCAGGCTGTCGAGGAGTTGATGCGCTATCTGAGCATTGCCCACACCGGGGTTCGGGCGGCCCTGGAGGACGTCGAGCTGGACGGCCAACTGATCAAGGCCGGCGATACCGTCACCGTCTCGGTGGAGGCAGCCAACCGCGACCCGCTGAAGTTCCCCGACCCCGACACCCTCGACCTGCACCGGAAGGCGACCGGGCATCTCGCCTTCGGCCACGGCGCCCACCAGTGCCTGGGGCAGCAGTTGGCGCGGGTCGAGATGCGGGTCGCCTTCCCGGCGCTGTTCCGCCGCTTCCCGACGCTGCGGCTGGCGGTTCCGCCCGAGGACGTACCGCTGCGCGACGCCATGAACATCCGCGGGGTGCACCGGCTCCCCGTCACCTGGGACACCTCGGACACATGGGGAAAGGAGTAGTCCGGTGCAGCTGAGCATCGACCGCGAACGCTGTGTGGGCGCCGGGATGTGCGCCCTGACCGCCCCCGAGGTCTTCGACCAGGACGACGAGGACGGCCGGGTCCTGCTTCGTATGGCCGCGCCGCCACCCGGGCTGCGCGCCACGGCCCGGCTGGCCGCCGGACTCTGCCCGGCCGCGGCCGTCACTGTCATCGACACCGACACCGACACCGACACCGACACCGACACCGACACCGACACCGATACCGACATCGACACCGACATAGAGGCCGACACCGAGACTGACATCGACATCGAGACCGACATAGAGGCCGACAGCGACACCGAGACCGACGCCGAGACCGACGCCGACACCCTCACGGAGCAAGGTGATGTGGGTAGTTCGGTACCGGGCGCCCGGTAGTCCGGCTCCGTCCCGTACGGCACCTGCCCCGTCCCGTACGGCACCTGCCCCGCACGCCATCACCCTGTACGCCGCCGCCTCGGGCGCCGCAGCCCCCGGTGGGGAGGGGAACCCGACCGCCCTCCCGTACGTCTTCCGCCTTGTTGGCTTGGTCGGTCCCTGGAGGAACCCGGTGGAACACAGGATGTTGGGGCAGCGGTACGAGCTCGTGGAGCAGCTCGGGAACGGCGGGATGGGGACGGTGTACCGGGCCGTCGACCACCGGCTGCGCCGCACCGTCGCCGTCAAGACCCTCTCCGCCGAGTTGGCGATGCAGCCCGAGTTCCTCACCCGCTTCCAGCGGGAGGCGCATGCCGCCGCCGCGCTCAACCACCCCGGTGTGGCCACCGTTCATGATGTCGGTGAGGACGCCGGCGGGGGTGCGGCCGAGCCCTATCTGGTCATGGAGTACGTGGCGGGCCGGACCCTCAGCCAGGTGCTGAGGGACGGCCCGCTGGCGGTGGCACAGGCCGTCGACATCACCGGCCAGGTACTTGCGGCGCTGGAACACAGCCACCGGCACGCCATCGTGCACCGGGACATCAAGCCCGCGAACGTCATGCTCACCGCTTCCGGCCAGGCCAAGGTCGTCGACTTCGGCATCGCCAAGGCGCTGAGCGAGGTGGCCACCCGGCTCACCGGGACCGGCGTGGCGGTCGGCACCCCCGCCTACCTCGCCCCCGAGCAGATCAACGGGGGCGAGACCGACCACCGCACCGATCTGTACGCCGTGGGCTGTCTCCTGTACGAGCTGCTGACCGGGCGTCCCCCGTACACCGGCGACTCACCGTTCTCCGTCATGCATCAGCATCTGGCCGCAGAACCGGTGCCACCCTCCCGTCTCCGCCCCGAACTCCCGCCCGCCGTGGACGCCGTGATAGCCCGAGCGCTGCACAAACGCCGGGAGGACCGCTTCACAGATGCCGCAGCCATGCAGACGGCCCTCACGGCGGCGTCCCACTCCGGACCTGCGCCCCACTCCGGACCTGCGCCCGACTCCGCACTGGCGGCCCACTCCGGACCGGCACCTCAGCCTGTACCTGCGCCCCACGCCGCACCGGCGCCCGGTGGCGTCACCAGCCCGGCGCCCAGCCGCAACCCTGCCCCCACCCCCACCGCGTTCGACCCCGCCGCCGCGGACCCCGTCCCGGCGGTGGCACCGGCCGCGCCCGTCGGGAGTGCACCGGCGCCGCGGCCCACCCGCCGGAGACCGGCGCGCGTGGTCTTCCGGCCGACGGCCGAAGGCGCGGTCGCGCTGCTCGGCTGCATGCTGTCCCTGGTGATATCCCGGACCGACATGATCGAGGTCGGCCAGTTCTCCCGGGTCGCGCTGCTCGCCGCCGTCGCCGGATCGGTGCTGCTGCTGTGGTCGGCGCGGCTCGCCTGTGCGGTTGCCTGGGGCCCGGTGGCGGAGGCCGTGGCCGTCTGGTCCGAGCTGGCACGCGCCAATATCGGCTGGGAAACCCACTTCGTCATCATCGCCCTGGTCCTGGGCGTCGTCGGCGCACTCTGCTTCGCCGCCGGCTACAAGGACGAGCACACCGGCGGCTTCGCGCTCATCGCCTTCTGGTTCACGTCCCTGGCAGCCCTCTGGTTCTTCCTCGACGACCTTCGCAAGATCGGCGTCTTCTACGTCCTCCTGCTGGCCGTCACGCTCGCCATCGGCGCCCAGGTCCTCAAGACACGCACCCGGACGACGTCGGGGGGCGGTGGCGCGGCACGGAGGTCCGGTGCGGAGACGCCCGGGGGAGCGATACCCACGGGCGCCCCGGCCGCCCCCGCGCCGGCCGCAGCGGTCTCCGGCGGCCGGCGCGGAAGGCAGTCGGCCGGATAACCGGCGCCCGCCCGCACGCTCGGCCCTGGCCTTGGCCGCGTTCGGCCCTGGCCCCAGAGGTGCTCAGCCCTGCTCCCGGTAGGGCTCAAGCCTGCTTCTTGTCCTGCGCGTCCATCGCAGCCCCCTCGCCCGTATTCCCCGGCCCCCACCGCGCTCCGACGCGCAGTGAGGAGAAGAATCCCTCCCGGTCTGCGGGGGAGCGGCCCCGGCCCCAGGGCACAGATGCCAGACAACGCCCGCACCGACATGGCCACATGTCAGAAGGGCTCCGGATCCCCGGCAACGGCGGGTTTCGGCCCCAGCCCGGCTCCGCTCTATGGGTGGCCATGTGCGGCACGCAGCTCAAAAAGGATGCTCGGCGGCGGGCGGCTTTGTCGTACCTGGCTGGTAGCGGTGGGGGCCTTGGGGCGGAGAGTGCGGTGTGACCCCGATACGGGCGAGTGCCCCGCGGCCGAGAGCGCGGCGCACCCCGTCCATGCGGCCGGGGAGACGCTGCGGGAGAGCCGTCCGGCGCGGTCGCCTGGCCCGCCCGCCCGCCCGCCCGCCTGTCTGGCGCGCTCGCGCGGACCGTTCCGGCCCGGCGAACCGGCTCCCGGCCTATCTACGGGCGTCAGCCGAGGCCGACCACTGCCCCGGGCGTCAGCCGAGGCCGACAACTGCCACGGGCGTCAGCTGACGCCGACCACTGCCCCCGGGCATCAGCCGACGCACACCACTGCCCCCAGGGCATCAGCTGACGCCGACCACTCCCCCCGGCATCAGCCGACACACACCACTCCCAGCAGACACAGATGCGTCGGCGAGGACGGCTTTGCCTCCGGGGCGGTCGGTGAGGTCGGGGTGGCCGGTGCGGTGTCCGCCGGTGAGGTGTTCGCGCCGGAGCCGCCGGAGCCAGACCCTCCCGAGCCGCTCCCGGACCCTCTGGAGCCACCGGTGGCAGCGGGGGCGCTTGTCGCCGGAGCCGCCGCGTCGGTGTGCGCGGGGTGCGCCTCACTGGCCGGTGCGGCCGCGCTCGGGGGCGTAGCCGTATGCGACGGGGTGACGGAGTGCGGCTGCTGGGCCGTCGAGGCGGGCGGTGGTGTGTTCGTGTCGGGACGTGCGTG contains these protein-coding regions:
- a CDS encoding DUF4097 family beta strand repeat-containing protein, which translates into the protein MPAFDTPEPLSVTVEIDLGSVRIAASKRIDTVVEVLPRDATDEADLRAAQQTKVTCSGGKLLVKGPKKRSLFGKCGSVGVTIELPTGSDVLGTSPMADFTLEGRLGECRLKTSFGDIQVDEAETVNLRTEYGDIRLDRVAGDAELVGAGRIEANEIAGAALVKNGNGETVIGEVTGALRARASNGLISVGVAHAGVDAKSANGAIRIGEVARGQVVLHAAAGDLEVGIREASAAWLEVATGVGSVHTDLGAADGPGDSAETVEVRAHTSIGDILIRRS
- a CDS encoding ATP-binding cassette domain-containing protein — its product is MTMHSPIAVTSAIEATGLAKSYGDKVVLDGIDLRIPEGTVFALLGPNGAGKTTTVQILSTLISATAGQARVAGHDLVREADAVRAAIGVTGQFSAVDNLLTARENLLLMADLHHLDRREGRRRATELLRRFELTEAATKPVVTFSGGMRRKLDLAMTLVGNPRIIFLDEPTTGLDPRSRRTMWEIIRSLVAEDGVTIFLTTQYLDEADQLADRIAVLDHGKLVAEGTADELKRRIPGGHIRLRFAEGSQLDSAAALFGATAHDSEALTLHVPGDGSIPALRAVLDALDHASIRAEELTVHTPDLDDVFLTLTGRDRSASEVNSPKESVR
- a CDS encoding ABC transporter permease; this translates as MTTLTYAARDARTMLRRNLKHALRYPSMTISVVATPVLMLLLFTYVFGGALGTGIGGMSSGSPEYIDYLAPGIILMAATSGALVTAVGVSVDMTEGIVNRFRTMAISRASFLTGHVVGSVLQTLVSIAFVIGVALLMGFRPHATPLGWLAAAGLLTLLTLALTWVSAAIGLVAKNPETASNIPLPLQFLPFLGSAIVPPESMPTGLRWFAEYQPFTPVIETLRGLLMGTGVGTGAAIGAVAWCVGLTLLGYLWARTAFRRSANG
- a CDS encoding cytochrome P450 yields the protein MQHEPSAPAAEQTAQEAAAQPEPVPLPLTRAAGCPFDPPAELAELREQQPLRPMRYPDGHVGWLATGHSVVRAIAADPRFSSRYELLRYPLPGGPEGALPPATLGDLTGIDAPEHTRYRRLLAGKFTVRRMRQLTARVEQITADHLDAMERQGPALDLVQAFAHPVPALMICELLGVSPSDRAAFQAHTAMLSSPEAGPEELMAAMTALAECVRELVVAKRAHPTDDLLSDLTTSDLTDDELAGIGSFLLAAGLDTTANMLGLGTFALLRNPEQAAALRGDPGLADQAVEELMRYLSIAHTGVRAALEDVELDGQLIKAGDTVTVSVEAANRDPLKFPDPDTLDLHRKATGHLAFGHGAHQCLGQQLARVEMRVAFPALFRRFPTLRLAVPPEDVPLRDAMNIRGVHRLPVTWDTSDTWGKE
- a CDS encoding protein kinase domain-containing protein, which encodes MEHRMLGQRYELVEQLGNGGMGTVYRAVDHRLRRTVAVKTLSAELAMQPEFLTRFQREAHAAAALNHPGVATVHDVGEDAGGGAAEPYLVMEYVAGRTLSQVLRDGPLAVAQAVDITGQVLAALEHSHRHAIVHRDIKPANVMLTASGQAKVVDFGIAKALSEVATRLTGTGVAVGTPAYLAPEQINGGETDHRTDLYAVGCLLYELLTGRPPYTGDSPFSVMHQHLAAEPVPPSRLRPELPPAVDAVIARALHKRREDRFTDAAAMQTALTAASHSGPAPHSGPAPDSALAAHSGPAPQPVPAPHAAPAPGGVTSPAPSRNPAPTPTAFDPAAADPVPAVAPAAPVGSAPAPRPTRRRPARVVFRPTAEGAVALLGCMLSLVISRTDMIEVGQFSRVALLAAVAGSVLLLWSARLACAVAWGPVAEAVAVWSELARANIGWETHFVIIALVLGVVGALCFAAGYKDEHTGGFALIAFWFTSLAALWFFLDDLRKIGVFYVLLLAVTLAIGAQVLKTRTRTTSGGGGAARRSGAETPGGAIPTGAPAAPAPAAAVSGGRRGRQSAG